Within the Erinaceus europaeus unplaced genomic scaffold, mEriEur2.1 scaffold_708, whole genome shotgun sequence genome, the region ccccagcaccacatgtgccagagggatgcactggctcaatttctctctttttaataggttaatacacttgcttttttttttttttgcatccagggttatctctggggctcggtgcctgcaccatgaatccactgctcctggaggcctttttttttttttttttttttttttttcattttgttgcccttgttgttattgctgttgttgttgggtaggatagagagaaactgagaggggaggggaagagagaggggggagaggaagatagacacctgcagacctgctttatcgtgtgtgaagcgactcccctgtaggtggggagccagggattgaactgggatccttgtgccagtctttacacttggtgccatgtgtgcttaacctgctgcactaccactcggccccccacattccattttttaaatgaaagatttatttaattattattatgagaggagagagggaaccagaatgTCACCATGTCCCTGTACCCTCAGGCCTGCTCTGAGCCCACTGTGGTGCTGCCAGCACCAGTCCCCAGTGTCTTATAGAGGAAGCCTGGCCCCTGCCCTTTGTTGCGGTGaagcctcctccccctctccctcgccCATGTGCTTGCATAGTTGGCGGCCTCGCTCCCACTCTCTGTGCACCGGGCAGCGTGTGGAGGAGCTGCGTCCACCCTGCACATGCcttaggctgtgtgtgtgtgtgtgtgtgtgtgtgtgtgacttagcTAGAGGTGGACAGCCCTCCCCTCGTGACACAGGGTGACCCTTCAGAGCgctgtgttaagtgaaataaaccatttAAAGTCCATCCACTACTTAATTTaagtaacttatttattttaaaaataaacaaagagcaaGCCCCAAGTGAGTAGTCGCGAGCAGACAGACAGCTGAGTGTCAGGGAGCACTGTGGCCAGAGGGGTGCACTgggtctcccccttctcttttagtattattttttattattaattattattaccattgtatttagttagttattttcccttttgttgcccttgatgttgtagttattgttgttattgatgttgtcattgttagataggacagagagaaatggagagaggaggggaagacggggagagaaagatagacacctgcagacctgcttcaccgcttgtgaagcgactcccctacaggtggggagctgggggctcaaactggcatccttacttaATTATTATCATTCTAACCAgggtacagctcagctctggctctggtggtggtggggattgaacctgggaactcagagcctcaggcatgagattcagTTTGCAGAATCATACAGCtaggtggggttagatagcataatgattacgcaaagagactctcttgcccgaGGCTGcaaattcctaggttcaatccctacccccaccaccataaaccaaaactgagcagtgctctgattgaaaaaaaaaaaaaaaaagaataatattgctgactctcatgcctaaggctccaaggtcccaggtgctctggctaaagggggggggggagagaaatggggcagggaagataggagacagcataatggttgtgccagAAAGCTTTCTTTCAtgcctgtttttcttttaaagaatttttatttatttattcatgagaaagataggaggagggagttgtgcagcgggttatgcgcatgttgcttgagcctccggctccccacctgcaggggtgtcgcttctgcaggtggtgaagcaggtctgcaggtgtctctctttctctccccctctctgtctttttctcctctctccatttctctctgtcctacccaacaatgataacatcaataacaacaataatgataactacaacaataaaacaaggacaacaaaaggggataaataaataaaataaaaagataggaggagagagaaagaaccagacatcaccctggtacatatgctgccggagattgaactcattgagagtccaacgctttatccactgtgccacctcccggaccacgatgcCTTTCTCATGAACAGATAAATTGAAGGGTGAAGGACTGGGTGGGGGTTCTCTCCCAGGTCTGCCACTTTCCCCCTGGAGAACCCCAAGACTCATCTGGTGAGGCTGTGGGGTCCCCCTCCCTCTGGACTTATCTGATCAGCAACCCCTCCCTTCAGATGACTCCCCCCTGGTGGTTGGCAACAAGCAGACCTTCTCATCCTACCCCGGCACCATCTTCTCCTGTGACGACTTCTACATCCTGGGCAGCGGCCTGGTAAGTAAAGtgtcacccccccccacacacacacacacacagggacagaGCCCTGCACGCCATGGTGCTCCCAGGCCAAGGccctctctgctgctgctggggTTCCTGAGCGCCCAAGGGGACCTTGTTAAATGTGGATTCCCAGGCCCCAGCCCAGGACCTCCCCAGGTTGTCATGGCCTGGAACTCTTGTTCCATTGTAGCAGCTCTTGGAAATTGCTGGGCTGGGCCACCCTTTGGAAACCTCCTCGACCTCAACCCCCCTTCTGTTTTCCTGTGTTTGGGATAGGCCAGGCCCTCACactatcttcctccctctccctcccccaccccgccctGTTTCTgatgcactgcctggccccagtccaTGCGTCAGAAACAGCCCAGGCCATCCAATCACCAGGGCAACTGGGCAGAGCGGAGAAAAGAGCACTGAACAACAGAGTCCTCGGGGAAGGGGATGCCAGCCAGGAAAGGGGCCCCTTTAGGAGGCCCAGAGGGGTTCCCTGGGTGCCATCAGCTAGGGAGTGAGCGTTGAAGTCAGAGCAGGGCAGCCGAGACCTGGGGAGAATCCAGGCAGGAAGCATTCCCCCAGGTCTGTAACTCTGTCTGTGTTGGATGCCTCCTTGGAAGATGGCAGAGGGGCTGTGAATCCCTTTTCAGAATAACACTtttttctaattctctctctttttaaaaaaatatttttaatttttatatttattagaaagacagaaattgagagggcagagggagatagagaggaagagagacagctgcagccctgttttaccacttgtgaagcttctcccactgtaggcggggacctggagcttgaccctggatccttgtgcattgtaacatgtgcagtcagccAGGTGCGGCCATTGCTGGACCCTCAGAATAACACTTTTACAGACTTATTTACTaacattggggggggggacagagcatctctctggcatatgtgatgccaggggttaAATTTGGGCCCTCCTGAGTGCCAAcactacccactgcaccacctcctagttcTGGAGTCATGCTGCCAAATGAATATCCCGAAATCTGTGGTGTGATTTCATGGAAAGCAACTGCTCATTTATAAGTAAAACTTCGTTTGTGTGCtgtttgatttgttttatttattggatagagacagaaatcaagagggaaggaaggaagagacagaagcagtcctgtagctctgcctcaccactcaaatccgccctcccccgccctcccccctccagcaggtagggactagggacttgaacccaggtcctcatgcactgtaacatgcattcagttgggtgtgccaccacctggcccgcagtgtttttttttttttttttttaaacctaaaaAACATTTTGTATGGGAGAAGctggagcagtactctgggacACGTGCTAGGGGGTGAGACCTGGAGCTCCAGGCTCTACCAGCTAAGCCCCTCCAGTGACACCTTACCTCTCACAATGTGGCAGCCACCGAGGAGGGCAGTGTCCTGGGGTGGTGAAAACTCGGGCCCTGCAGCCCCAGGGGGATGACATGAGGCCTGAGCTTTCTGTGCTGTGACTTGGGACAAAGATGCTATGTTTTCTCCACCCATGGCCAACAGCTCCCCAGAACTGCCTTCGGTCCTGAGAGTGTCCTCTCAGGACATCATGTGAGGCCACTGTCACCAGTTGCTCTCTGGATGGGCGGGGTAGGCAGGGCTGAAGGGCTGCAGGTCTGACTCTGTCTGTGCGTGGAACCAGCCATGGCCCAAGGCGGAAAGTCTCTGAGTGTCTTCAGGCCTCAGTTCACCTTTTGTAAGAAGGGACGTGACTATCCGTGTGCTGTACTATTCACAAGGGTGCTTGGAGAGCCCCCTGAGATTATAGAAGTCCCacacctccatctctctccatacaACATCAGGGAATGGGGGGTCAACATAGGGGGGATTACTGAACAAGCCAGCAGGGCTTTGGAGTGCGGGATGGAGAGCCCCCTGCCCACCCAGGGAGCCAGGAAGCGTGTCCCCTGCACAGCCTTCTCGTCTCCCCTAGGTGACGCTGGAGACTACGATTGGCAACAGAAACCCCGATCTTTGGAAGTATGTGCGGCCCAAGGGCTGCGTGCTCGAGTGGGTGCGAAGCCTTGTGGCAAATCGCCTGGCCATCGATGGGGCCTCCTGGGCCGACGTCTTCAAGAAGTTCAACAGCGGCACGTGAGTAGCCCAGCTCTGGGACCCAGGGCCGCTGTGACTCTTGCCGTCCCTCCTTATACCCCTCCTATGGGCCCTTACTCCCCGACCCCCAGCCTGGCCAGTCATGGGGGGCCCCACTGCCTCTCATTGCCACCCCTTGGTTCTGCCCCTGAACTGGCACCCCTGTCAGACACACCTGGgtcagaagaaaaggaagggggtgtGATTCCTAACCATCGCACCAGCCCTAGCACCCCCCAATGTGGGCATCCCATGTCTGTCTGAATTAAGTGACATTCAGATCCGGGGATGGGGGTGCTCAGTTATCCTCGTCCCCCTAGATCTCGAGTAATAAGTCACAACTGAGGGTACCCCAGGATTCCCCTCACTCCTTGGACTCCCATGCTGGTCCTGTGGATGGGGAAACAGGCTCGGAGAAGAGCAGGACTTGCCCCACCCAGGGGAAAGACCCCAGAGACAGCACATGATCTCAGAGCAGGATCAGTGTTTGTTCCCAGAAGCACTGGGGAGCCATAGAGGACTCTGCGGCAGGCACATAGCCCCGCAAGAGGAGGATTTGGGGGCTCTGGGCTAAGCTGTAGCCCCAAGTTGATACTCAGATGCAGATATCCCCAGGCCACCCCTGGCCCATGACTCCGGGCTGGGGGCCTGAGGGAGACAGGTGAGGCTGGGCCGGGCTGTGCTCAGCCCTCCCTGCTTGAACTTGGCAGGTACAACAACCAGTGGATGGTCGTGGACTACAAGGCCTTCATCCCCAGGCAGCCCAACCCCGGGAGCAGGGTGCTCACGGTCCTGGAGCAGATCCCGTGAGTTGTGGGGcaggagagccaggcagtggggaGCCACGGAGGGTCCCCAAGCAGGGCAGGGCCCACAGCGGCGCCCTCACAGCCGCACTGTCGCTCCTCTCCATGCAGGGGCATGGTGGTGGTGGCGGACAAGACCACAGAGCTGTACCAGAAGACCTACTGGGCCAGCTACAACATCCCGTATGTCCCCATTTCCTTCCCACACACCCACCtgctgacccaccggggaggcgGCTGGAAAGCAGAACTTGTGTGCGTGAAGGCCTGTTTGTGCTCCAGCCCTGCATACGCTGGGGAAACTGGAgaagtgcccccaccccccacttgtgTTCTGCCCTCACGATGAGCACTTCCCCAGCCCTAGGCTGCCTTTTTACGCAGACAGACACTGAGAGAGCCAGCCAGGGAGGAGTTTCTCTGATGCCATAGCGCTTCCCATGTCGTGtcgggatttgaacctgggccatgagcATGGCAAGACGGGCTtcccctggtgagctatctctctggctcctCTCCCCTTAGGAAACAGATCAGAAGCCCGCCCTGCCTCCTCTTTGGTCAGGAAAGCCCTGGCAGTTTTGGGGTTCAGCTGTGGGGTACCCACCCCGTCCTTCATCCCAGTGCCGTCCCAGGTGCCTTAGTTCCCCCGATGGCTCCCCAGGGCTGTTGCGGGTCTAACGGCCCCCGATTTGAGCCTGGGTGGTTTGCAGCACTGCCCGGCGAATGTAGGGGGCTCGGAAGtcacagtccctggtccctgcaggTACTTCCAGGTGGTGTTCAATGTCAGCGGGCTGCCCAGCCTGGTGGCACGCTACGGGGACTGGTTCTCCTATGACAGGAACCCACGGGCCCAGATCTTCCAGCGGGACCACTCACTGGTACATGACGTGGACTCCATGCTGCGGCTGCTGAGGTGCGGAAGTGGGCACCCCGGGGCTCACTGGAAAAACTGTGTCTGGCACCCACACCTGTGACGAGGGCAGACACCTTGCTGTGCCTAAGGCGTgtgtctgagccccagcaccagctGGGACACCATGGATGGCAGGGGGGAGCTCCTTAGATAGAGTGGTATCgtggtatctttcctttctctctgtgtctctctctgtcctcttctctctcccttttatttgtttatataatgagagagaaaggccccagcagtgttctgattatgtgtgctgctgggatagaacccggggcctcaggcttcaaggtgtgtgctctctgtctgcatctgaaACTaaaggtagagcacacacgtctCCACGCACAAGCACCAGGTGCCAGCCCCCACgcccttcatgggtggtgaagcaggtctgcagaagtctatctccctctctcctctcgatttctcttttgtCACTATCAACACAATGAGAAAGCGTGGACAAGAAGGGAGGCCACCTGGCATGGGTGGAGGGTGTGTGTGAATGGATCAGCAAGCTTCGGGCAGGGATGGGGGAGTGGCCCACAGCCAGGACAGCTGAGGATATACATGGGGGCTGCCTGGTGAGCCTGGAATGGGTGGTACAAGCTTGTCCTTCATCCCAGGGATATAtagccccccttttaaaaaaagatatttgttagagacagaaattgagcgggaaggtgagatagagagagacactgatagcaCTGCCCccatgcttgtaaagcttcccccctgtaggtggggacctgggacttgaacccagttccttgcatatggtaacgtgtgttctctaccaggtgcaccacctcccagccctagaACCTCCCCTTTTAAAGCTGGCCAAGAGGCGAGACAGGGTGGTTCCCGGAGAGCAGGAGGTCTGGCGGGCTTTGGGGTGAGGCCCAGGGTGTCCTGGGACAGGGATGGCGGAGCCCTGGGTGACGGCCGCCCcactcctgtccccacctcctgGCAGGTACAACAACTACCTGCATGACCCACTGTCACTGTGCCAGAGCTGCCAGCCAAAGCCCAACGCCGAGAATGCCATCTCCGCACGCTCTGACCTCAACCCCGCCAACGGCTCCTACCCGTTCCAGGCCCTGCAGCAGCGTTCTCATGGGGGAATCGATGCCAAGGTCTGCTCCCCGTGCTCCCTGGGTGTGTGTAGGGGGCAGGGGGGCCCTGCCCCGTGCTCAGCTGGCCTCCCGTTCACAGGTCACCAATGTGTCACTGGTTCGGGCCCTGGGCCTGCTGGCTGTCAGTGGCCCCACGTGGGACCAGCTGCCGCCCTTCCAGTGGAGCACCTCGCCCTTCAGCGGCCTTCTGCACATGGGCCAGCCTGACCTCTGGAAGTTCCTGCCCGTGGAGGTCTGGTGGCAGTGAGCCCCCCAGCGTCCTCAGACTTGCCTGCTAGGGGCACCTAGTTGGgggtggagcagggggctcaGAACTGATGGGTGCTCCCCTTAATGGGGGAGTGCTCCCAACTCCCTCTGCCGCCCCTCCTCCATTGCCCTGCTGCCCTGAAGCTTGTTCTTTCTGTTCCCCTCCAGCACTCCCCTTATGCTGCCCCCTCTTGAGGCCTGGGGTGCCCCTGGGGTCAGGTTCTGGGCCCCAGTGAGCTAGGAGGGGCTTCTCCGCCTCCTCCCTCCCAGGCTATACTCTTGGATGGCTGGGCAGAGCACTGCGCCTGGAggtcagcccccaccccagacaaGCACTTCCACCTGCTGCCTCCACTCCCTCCGCTCCCTCAGGaagcacctccccacccccattctccTCCTGGGCAGCTTCCCCAAGGACAGAAGCTTGAGAAATGAACAAAAACCAAAGTTTCTGGCAACTTGTGTTTGGGGGTGCTGGAGTGTCCCTCTCCCCGTGCTCTAGCCTCCTGCCTACCCACCCAGGCCTGCCCCTGGCCTCGGGcagtgcccgactccctgctgtgGGAGGGAGCTGCTGGCTGGGCCGCCATTAAACTAGAGCCTGTGACTGCTGTGTGCTCTGTGGCCTGAGGGTGGCTGCTCCCGCTTTCCCTCCGACTGTGGGGTCTGCActtccacccctcaccccccgctCGGCCTTTATCTGCCAGCCCACACACCATTGTTCATCTGCACGGCCACCCactcatctgtccatccatccctccatccatccatatgtccatccaccatccatccatccatccatccatccatccatccacatacTCAGCTATCCACCCAtttatccacccacccatccatctgtccacccattcatccattcacCCACTCATCCCCACCTATTCAtttatccatctgtccatccatccacccac harbors:
- the PLBD2 gene encoding putative phospholipase B-like 2 yields the protein MVAPMCGSPGGRPARALTRALALAPALALLVGLFLSSLAGAIPPPEDNWGRNGSFPPVSRCRSVLLDSETGQLRLVDGRHPDAVAWANLSNAIHETGWAFLEVHTSGHCNDSLQAYAAGVVEAAVSQELIYMHWMNTVVNYCGPFEYEVGYCEKLKSFLEINLDWMQKMMQTGEDTSYWHQVRLTLLQLKGLEDSYEGTIAFPTGSFTVKPLGFLLLQLSGDLEDLEPALNKTKTKRVLGSGSCSALIKLLPGHSDLLVAHNTWNSYRHMLRIIKKYWFHFQEGPQDDSPLVVGNKQTFSSYPGTIFSCDDFYILGSGLVTLETTIGNRNPDLWKYVRPKGCVLEWVRSLVANRLAIDGASWADVFKKFNSGTYNNQWMVVDYKAFIPRQPNPGSRVLTVLEQIPGMVVVADKTTELYQKTYWASYNIPYFQVVFNVSGLPSLVARYGDWFSYDRNPRAQIFQRDHSLVHDVDSMLRLLRYNNYLHDPLSLCQSCQPKPNAENAISARSDLNPANGSYPFQALQQRSHGGIDAKVTNVSLVRALGLLAVSGPTWDQLPPFQWSTSPFSGLLHMGQPDLWKFLPVEVWWQ